From Elaeis guineensis isolate ETL-2024a chromosome 16, EG11, whole genome shotgun sequence, a single genomic window includes:
- the LOC105058885 gene encoding probable phospholipase A2 homolog 1, whose translation MRDDPRRPPVSLALAFLLLLVVLLLAASTRCAAAAATDPGVRCSRSCVAENCNSVGIRYGKFCGVGWTGCPGEKPCDELDACCKAHDECVEKKGLMSVKCHEKFKSCMRKVKKSGKAGFSKECPYETAMPTMVQGMDMAILFSQLGGQHTEL comes from the exons ATGCGAGACGATCCCAGGAGGCCGCCCGTCTCGCTGGCGCTTGCCTTCCTCCTCCTTCTTGTCGTCCTCCTCCTCGCTGCCTCCACGCGCTGCGCCGCCGCCGCCGCTACCGATCCCGGG GTGAGGTGCAGCAGATCATGCGTCGCGGAGAACTGCAACT CTGTAGGAATTCGATATGGGAAGTTTTGCGGTGTGGGATGGACCGGCTGCCCTGGGGAGAAGCCTTGCGATGAGCTTGATGCATGTTGCAAGGCTCACGATGAATGTGTCGAGAAAAAAG GTTTGATGAGTGTGAAATGCCATGAGAAGTTCAAGAGCTgcatgaggaaggtgaagaagtcTGGGAAGGCTGGATTTTCGAAGGAGTGTCCTTATGAAACAGCAATGCCTACCATGGTACAGGGAATGGATATGGCCATCTTATTTAGCCAGCTGGGTGGTCAGCATACGGAATTATAG